In one window of Dehalococcoidia bacterium DNA:
- the nuoK gene encoding NADH-quinone oxidoreductase subunit NuoK: protein MEVVSADVPLEHYLVLSGMLFTIGAYGVLARRNAVLILMSVELMLNAVSINMVAFAVYTAPSLFTGIIFAIFIIAIAAAEVGLALAIVLRVFRNRGTANVDEINALKW from the coding sequence GTGGAAGTCGTATCCGCCGATGTCCCCCTCGAGCACTACCTCGTGCTCAGCGGCATGCTCTTCACCATCGGCGCCTACGGCGTGCTCGCCCGGCGAAACGCCGTGCTCATCCTCATGTCCGTTGAATTGATGCTGAACGCCGTGAGCATCAACATGGTCGCGTTCGCCGTCTACACGGCGCCCTCCTTGTTCACCGGCATCATCTTCGCCATCTTCATCATCGCGATCGCCGCCGCCGAAGTCGGATTGGCGCTCGCGATCGTGCTGCGGGTATTCAGGAATCGCGGGACCGCGAACGTCGACGAGATCAACGCGCTCAAGTGGTGA
- a CDS encoding GNAT family N-acetyltransferase, whose amino-acid sequence MHRFTIRRFSRADQTAIEALERSVGPYRAEDAAEVATMRARAAHARESGSDWRPHSPEPDSITDVDRWYAAFWVAESADGIIGMVGVRRSFHEGAAPPRHDWHEQDNIAELRRLRVAPEARREGVGTSLTRAVIDWCRSERCRVLYLHTTSPQAPARALYEGLGFRDIGHTLTGEYEYVWYALEF is encoded by the coding sequence ATGCATCGATTCACGATCCGGCGATTCTCGCGTGCCGACCAAACGGCGATCGAGGCGCTCGAGCGAAGCGTGGGACCGTACCGGGCGGAAGATGCCGCAGAGGTGGCCACGATGCGAGCACGCGCTGCCCACGCGCGCGAAAGCGGCTCAGACTGGCGGCCGCACTCGCCAGAGCCGGACAGCATAACTGACGTTGATCGGTGGTACGCGGCATTCTGGGTGGCCGAAAGTGCCGATGGCATCATCGGCATGGTGGGCGTGCGCCGCAGTTTCCACGAGGGCGCAGCACCGCCGCGCCACGACTGGCACGAGCAAGATAACATCGCCGAACTGCGACGCCTGCGCGTTGCACCGGAGGCCCGACGCGAGGGTGTTGGCACGTCGTTGACGAGGGCCGTCATAGATTGGTGCCGCAGCGAGCGCTGCCGCGTGCTCTATCTCCACACCACATCGCCGCAGGCGCCAGCGCGGGCGCTCTACGAAGGCCTGGGCTTCCGGGATATCGGTCACACGCTCACGGGCGAGTACGAATACGTCTGGTATGCGTTGGAATTCTAG
- the nuoL gene encoding NADH-quinone oxidoreductase subunit L: protein MDDAWLLPALPLAGFVILLLTSQYLPRRGDWVAIALMAASFVLVFPIGKDLVDAIGQGDFEGVARSWQWLETPGYLEIRMGTFVDQITLVMLFVVTFVSLLVMIYSTGYMKGDRRYGWFYAIVSFFVASMLALVLADNLLLLYFAWELVGLCSMLLIGYYNDKQSAAEAAKKAFITTRIGDVGLLISIIILFWQTGTFNIQEILHAAEAGDIQREWLTASAVLMFAGAIGKSAQFPLHVWLPDAMEGPTPVSALIHAATMVVAGVYLVARMLPLFEVVHGMPELITALGLTTVMLSCFIGLAQRDIKRVVAYSTLNSLGLMFVALGSGAVGAAMLYLFVHAFFKALLFLASGSVIHATEEQEVDKLGGLWSKMAITAPAFIIGALAMAGMVPLSGYWAKDEIIIGVQHGHLSDIALIVLYISLPLTALYMMRVVMLTFFGEPKDAHVHEHAHESEPAMTLPLILLAALTLVGGFVVFEGAGEALGFHSGWLGFVYNRLEGPEEFQVDWTVAILSTVLVLIGLAGGAVLWGGSAEPSRRAAAFSPLLYRLFLNRFYIDELYQLAINYVVLATGRVVAVFDRAIVNDTGVNGTGEATGFMGWLGKFQQTGNVPNYALAIVVGIVVIAVVAFGYRA, encoded by the coding sequence ATGGATGACGCGTGGCTGTTGCCGGCGCTGCCGCTGGCGGGCTTCGTCATCCTCTTGCTCACAAGCCAGTACCTGCCGCGCCGCGGCGACTGGGTCGCCATCGCGCTGATGGCGGCATCGTTCGTGCTCGTCTTCCCTATCGGCAAAGACCTCGTCGATGCCATCGGCCAAGGCGACTTCGAAGGCGTCGCGCGTAGCTGGCAATGGCTCGAGACGCCCGGCTACCTCGAGATCCGCATGGGCACGTTCGTCGACCAGATCACGCTCGTCATGCTCTTCGTCGTGACGTTCGTCTCCCTGCTCGTCATGATCTACTCGACCGGCTACATGAAGGGCGACCGACGCTACGGCTGGTTCTACGCCATCGTCTCGTTCTTCGTCGCATCCATGCTCGCCCTCGTGCTCGCCGACAACCTGCTGCTCCTCTACTTCGCCTGGGAACTCGTCGGCCTCTGTTCGATGCTGCTGATCGGTTATTACAACGACAAGCAGTCCGCCGCCGAGGCCGCGAAGAAGGCATTCATCACCACCCGCATCGGCGATGTCGGACTGCTGATCAGCATCATCATCCTCTTCTGGCAGACCGGCACCTTCAACATCCAGGAGATCCTCCACGCCGCGGAAGCAGGCGACATCCAGCGCGAATGGCTCACCGCATCGGCCGTGCTGATGTTTGCCGGCGCCATCGGCAAATCGGCGCAGTTCCCGCTCCACGTCTGGCTGCCCGATGCCATGGAGGGCCCGACGCCGGTCTCCGCGCTCATCCACGCCGCGACGATGGTCGTCGCCGGCGTCTACCTCGTAGCCCGCATGCTGCCGTTGTTCGAAGTCGTGCACGGTATGCCGGAACTGATCACCGCGCTCGGCCTGACGACCGTGATGCTGTCGTGCTTCATCGGGCTGGCCCAGCGCGACATCAAGCGCGTCGTCGCGTACTCGACGCTCAACTCGCTCGGCCTGATGTTCGTCGCGCTCGGCTCCGGCGCCGTCGGCGCGGCGATGCTCTATCTCTTCGTGCACGCTTTCTTCAAGGCATTGCTGTTCCTCGCTTCCGGATCCGTCATCCACGCGACGGAGGAACAGGAAGTCGACAAACTCGGCGGCCTCTGGAGCAAAATGGCGATCACGGCGCCGGCGTTCATCATCGGCGCGCTCGCGATGGCGGGCATGGTGCCGCTCTCCGGCTACTGGGCGAAGGACGAAATCATCATCGGCGTCCAGCACGGTCACCTCAGCGACATCGCGCTCATCGTGCTGTACATCAGTTTGCCGCTCACGGCGCTCTACATGATGCGCGTCGTCATGCTGACGTTCTTTGGCGAACCGAAGGACGCGCACGTGCACGAACACGCGCACGAATCAGAACCGGCCATGACGCTGCCGCTGATCTTGCTCGCCGCGCTTACGCTGGTCGGCGGGTTCGTCGTCTTCGAGGGCGCCGGCGAAGCGCTCGGCTTCCATAGCGGCTGGCTCGGCTTCGTCTACAACCGCCTCGAAGGGCCAGAGGAGTTCCAGGTCGACTGGACCGTCGCCATCCTCTCGACTGTGCTCGTGCTGATCGGACTTGCCGGCGGCGCCGTGCTCTGGGGTGGCTCGGCGGAGCCGTCTCGCCGCGCGGCAGCCTTCTCGCCGCTGCTGTACCGCCTGTTCCTCAACCGCTTCTACATCGATGAGCTGTACCAGCTCGCGATCAACTACGTCGTGCTGGCCACCGGGCGCGTCGTCGCCGTCTTCGACCGCGCCATCGTGAACGACACCGGCGTCAACGGCACCGGCGAGGCGACGGGCTTCATGGGCTGGCTTGGCAAGTTCCAGCAGACGGGCAACGTGCCCAACTACGCCCTCGCGATCGTCGTGGGCATCGTCGTGATCGCCGTCGTCGCGTTCGGCTACCGCGCGTAG
- a CDS encoding phosphotransferase family protein has protein sequence MQPDKVAAYLKHRLPDATDVSVSNIARIVGGASRETWSFDARWSEAGTTVERGFIIRRDPPASLLDGNNELEFELYSALGETGVPVPPVYWIERDGEWLERPFFVMGRVTGATDARALVTSPDFAEIRPTIARQKAEILARIHSFDIAALKSIDRPAAGEAPAQHEIDRWEAVMRRDSLEPQPVLEMAFSWLKRHQPAPPARLALVHADYRTGNFLYDRTGITGILDWEMAHAGDPVEDVGWVVVKSWRWAGDDRVGGLCSRDEFIRMYEEAGGAAVDRDALKFWEVFGNVKFATLFLTGLKSIVEGKTPDLLLAVTSFINPGVEAEIMELIA, from the coding sequence ATGCAGCCGGACAAGGTCGCCGCTTACCTCAAGCATCGCCTCCCCGACGCGACCGATGTCAGCGTCTCGAACATCGCGCGCATCGTCGGCGGCGCGTCGCGCGAGACGTGGTCGTTCGACGCACGCTGGTCCGAGGCGGGTACAACCGTCGAGCGCGGCTTCATCATCCGCCGCGATCCGCCCGCGAGCCTGCTCGACGGCAACAACGAGTTGGAGTTCGAGCTGTACTCTGCGCTCGGCGAGACCGGCGTGCCCGTGCCCCCCGTCTACTGGATCGAGCGCGATGGCGAGTGGCTCGAGCGGCCCTTCTTCGTCATGGGCCGCGTTACTGGCGCGACGGATGCTCGCGCGCTCGTCACATCGCCGGACTTCGCCGAGATCCGCCCCACGATCGCGCGCCAGAAGGCGGAGATCCTCGCCCGCATCCACTCCTTCGACATCGCCGCGCTCAAGTCGATCGACCGCCCCGCCGCCGGCGAAGCGCCCGCGCAGCACGAGATCGATCGCTGGGAAGCCGTCATGCGCCGTGACTCCCTCGAGCCGCAGCCGGTGCTGGAGATGGCGTTCTCGTGGTTGAAGCGCCATCAGCCCGCGCCGCCCGCGCGCCTCGCGCTCGTGCACGCCGACTACCGCACTGGCAACTTCCTCTACGACCGGACGGGCATCACGGGCATCCTCGACTGGGAGATGGCCCACGCCGGCGATCCGGTCGAAGATGTCGGCTGGGTCGTCGTCAAGTCGTGGCGCTGGGCCGGCGACGACCGCGTCGGCGGGCTCTGTTCTCGCGACGAGTTCATCCGCATGTACGAAGAAGCTGGCGGCGCCGCAGTCGATCGCGACGCGCTGAAGTTCTGGGAGGTCTTCGGCAACGTCAAGTTCGCGACGCTCTTTCTTACCGGGCTGAAGTCGATCGTCGAGGGGAAGACGCCCGACCTGCTGCTCGCCGTGACGTCGTTCATCAACCCCGGCGTCGAAGCGGAGATCATGGAGCTGATCGCATGA
- a CDS encoding NADH-quinone oxidoreductase subunit N has protein sequence MNDLNLDYTLFIPEFMLAGLVVLVVGVDLFLPQLRKAWLSWIAASGLLITAAISLAWIDVESDFARVVAIDNYTTYFRVLFIGIAAVICIASGRYVEDRLRHPGEYYALVILSTIGAIGMAASRELMTAYLSLELLSFSLYILVSYAKFDSRSNEAGLKYLLLGAFSSAMFLYGMSLIYGLTGSTYYDDIAASLGSTDATDIDFALLMGLVLIVAGLGFKVAAVPFHMWTPDAYEGAPVTVTAYLSTTSKAAGFALLLRLFSGAFEVVHDDWSWMIAGIAAATMLLGNLVALQQSNIKRLMAYSSVGQVGYMLMGIAGLSHDTASALVLHLTGYMFTNLAIFVVIIAWTHMTGSEGIDDMRGMRERAPLLAGVLAGALFSLAGLPLFAGFVTKFILFQAATDAGYYWLAVIGVVTSVISLYYYLQIMRQAFVSKPEDGAEPLRVPLEMQGLAALLMLAVFYVGLYPQQLFDAVDNATSFLFV, from the coding sequence GTGAACGACCTGAACCTCGATTACACGCTGTTCATCCCCGAGTTCATGCTCGCCGGCCTCGTCGTGCTCGTCGTCGGCGTCGATCTCTTTCTGCCGCAACTCCGCAAGGCATGGCTCTCGTGGATCGCCGCATCCGGTCTGCTGATCACCGCCGCGATCTCGCTCGCCTGGATCGACGTCGAAAGCGACTTCGCGCGCGTCGTCGCCATCGATAACTACACGACGTACTTCCGCGTGCTCTTCATCGGCATCGCCGCCGTCATCTGCATCGCCTCGGGCCGCTACGTCGAAGATCGCCTCCGGCACCCCGGCGAGTACTACGCGCTCGTCATCCTCTCGACGATCGGCGCCATCGGCATGGCAGCGTCGCGCGAGCTGATGACCGCGTACCTGTCGCTCGAACTGCTGAGCTTCAGCCTCTACATCCTCGTCTCCTACGCCAAGTTCGACAGCCGCTCGAACGAGGCCGGCCTCAAGTACCTGCTGCTCGGCGCCTTCTCGTCGGCGATGTTCCTCTACGGCATGAGCCTCATCTACGGCCTCACGGGCAGCACCTACTACGACGACATCGCCGCAAGCCTCGGCTCCACCGACGCCACGGACATCGACTTCGCGCTGCTCATGGGGCTGGTGCTGATAGTCGCCGGCCTCGGCTTCAAGGTCGCCGCCGTGCCCTTCCATATGTGGACGCCCGACGCCTACGAAGGCGCGCCCGTCACCGTCACCGCCTACCTTTCGACGACCTCCAAGGCGGCCGGATTCGCGCTGCTGCTGCGCCTGTTCAGCGGCGCCTTCGAAGTCGTGCACGACGACTGGAGCTGGATGATTGCCGGCATCGCCGCCGCGACGATGCTCCTCGGCAATCTCGTCGCGCTGCAGCAGAGCAACATCAAGCGCCTGATGGCGTATTCGTCCGTCGGCCAGGTCGGGTACATGCTCATGGGCATCGCCGGCCTCTCGCATGACACCGCGTCGGCGCTCGTGCTCCATCTCACCGGCTACATGTTCACCAACCTCGCGATCTTCGTCGTGATCATCGCCTGGACGCACATGACCGGCAGCGAAGGCATCGACGACATGCGCGGCATGCGCGAGCGTGCGCCGTTGCTCGCCGGCGTGCTCGCCGGCGCGCTGTTCTCGCTCGCCGGGCTGCCGCTGTTCGCCGGCTTCGTCACCAAGTTCATCCTCTTCCAGGCCGCGACGGACGCGGGCTACTACTGGCTCGCCGTCATCGGAGTCGTCACCAGCGTCATCTCGCTCTACTACTACTTGCAGATCATGCGCCAGGCGTTCGTCAGCAAACCCGAAGATGGCGCCGAGCCCCTGCGCGTCCCGCTCGAGATGCAGGGCCTCGCCGCGCTGCTCATGCTCGCCGTCTTCTACGTCGGTCTCTACCCGCAGCAACTCTTCGACGCCGTCGACAACGCGACCAGCTTCCTCTTCGTCTGA
- a CDS encoding NADH-quinone oxidoreductase subunit J, translated as MAATVLAGGLGVVLIRSTIYAALFLIMSLVGVAGIYILLSVEFLALVQILIYAGAVTVLLVFALMLTRVEDLHERFDGDQKPLAAVAALALLGAFIAMWSQTTWPRDVDEITVVPFATIGDALFNRWAVPFEVASAVLLVALVGAIVIAMREEGEEA; from the coding sequence ATGGCGGCGACAGTCCTCGCGGGCGGCCTGGGTGTGGTCCTCATTCGGAGCACCATCTACGCCGCTCTCTTCTTGATCATGTCGCTCGTCGGCGTCGCCGGCATCTACATCCTCCTCTCCGTCGAGTTTCTCGCGCTCGTCCAGATCCTCATCTACGCCGGCGCCGTCACGGTGCTGCTCGTCTTCGCACTCATGCTCACGCGCGTCGAAGATCTGCACGAGCGCTTCGATGGCGACCAGAAGCCGCTCGCCGCCGTCGCCGCCCTGGCACTGCTCGGGGCCTTCATCGCCATGTGGTCGCAGACCACGTGGCCGCGTGACGTCGACGAGATCACCGTCGTCCCCTTCGCGACCATCGGCGATGCGCTATTCAACCGCTGGGCCGTGCCGTTTGAAGTGGCGTCCGCGGTGCTGCTCGTCGCGCTCGTCGGCGCCATCGTCATTGCGATGCGCGAAGAAGGAGAGGAGGCCTAG
- a CDS encoding CoA pyrophosphatase → MTENSLPHIRDRMQAYDPAYIEDPSLARAAVLLPLYELDGSLHVLFTRRSELVEHHKGQISFPGGAHDATDRDLRHTATRETWEEIGVVEDHIELIGQLDEMITVSNFLVRPFVGRITVPGPYAFSHSEVEVAEILEVPLDHLRDPANTVAELRNYQGRDVMMYSYAWREHLIWGATARILREFLELIA, encoded by the coding sequence ATGACTGAGAACTCCCTCCCCCACATCCGCGACCGCATGCAAGCCTACGACCCCGCCTACATCGAAGATCCATCGTTGGCGCGCGCAGCCGTCCTGCTCCCGCTCTACGAACTCGATGGATCGCTGCACGTGCTGTTCACGCGTCGCTCCGAGCTCGTCGAGCACCACAAGGGCCAGATCTCGTTTCCCGGCGGCGCGCACGACGCCACCGACCGCGACCTGCGGCACACCGCGACGCGCGAGACGTGGGAAGAGATCGGCGTCGTCGAAGATCACATCGAACTGATCGGCCAGCTCGATGAGATGATCACCGTATCGAACTTTCTCGTGCGTCCCTTCGTCGGCCGCATCACCGTGCCCGGGCCATACGCGTTCTCCCACAGCGAGGTCGAAGTCGCAGAGATCCTCGAGGTGCCGCTCGATCACCTGCGCGACCCCGCGAACACCGTCGCCGAGCTGCGCAACTACCAGGGCCGCGACGTGATGATGTATTCCTACGCCTGGCGCGAGCACCTCATCTGGGGCGCCACCGCAAGAATCCTCCGCGAATTCCTCGAGCTGATCGCCTGA
- a CDS encoding CehA/McbA family metallohydrolase, with product MRHKIRLEGFVTPEHARSEYVHLPFDVPAGTRRLEVSYWYENQVQGAQETHSGNNIDIGVFDPRGAAFQARGFRGWSGGARSSFYIERERATPGYLRGPIQPGEWNIMFGCSKIDDPVVRYRVNVDLDIDPEAQHVLEDVPVPGGAFAGRNQTVESATPTIAGGANGARGRWYRGDLHAHSEHSDGANTVDEIVDYVRRVGLDYFALTDHNTIAHWDDLARLNVDGGPLLIPGEEITMYGGHANVWALDDWIDWRATSDDRVQALIDEANRRGSMFSINHPDSPIPWQHNALRGYQAVEVWNAPWRYFNEPALLRWIGHLDRGERMIAVGGSDSHCVPPAPMSQPNGPGEPCTWVYVDGPLTREAVLQGVEAGHVFLSEAPNGPYADFRARTERDGAAYEAMAGDLLDAGDGATVRFHTKYRGPDGKHLRYFGKRGLVREITAPTEDFDDDFELRLEGDDYLRLEVRGFRGRPERGEVVHAMTNPIYWGRW from the coding sequence ATGCGTCACAAGATCCGCCTCGAAGGCTTCGTCACGCCCGAGCACGCCCGCAGCGAATACGTCCACCTGCCGTTCGACGTACCCGCCGGCACGCGCCGCCTCGAAGTCAGCTACTGGTACGAGAACCAGGTGCAGGGCGCCCAGGAAACGCACTCCGGCAACAACATCGACATCGGCGTCTTCGACCCGCGCGGCGCCGCCTTCCAAGCGCGCGGCTTTCGAGGTTGGAGCGGCGGCGCCCGCAGCAGCTTCTACATCGAACGCGAGCGCGCGACGCCCGGCTACCTGCGCGGTCCCATCCAGCCCGGCGAATGGAACATCATGTTCGGCTGCTCGAAGATCGATGATCCCGTCGTCCGCTACCGCGTAAACGTCGACCTCGACATCGACCCCGAAGCGCAGCACGTCCTCGAAGACGTGCCCGTCCCTGGCGGCGCCTTCGCCGGTCGCAACCAGACTGTTGAAAGCGCAACGCCAACCATCGCCGGCGGCGCCAACGGCGCCCGCGGCCGCTGGTATCGTGGCGACCTCCACGCCCACAGCGAGCACTCCGACGGCGCCAACACCGTCGACGAGATCGTCGACTACGTCCGTCGCGTCGGCCTCGACTACTTCGCGCTCACCGACCACAACACGATCGCCCACTGGGACGACCTCGCGCGCCTCAACGTCGACGGCGGCCCGCTGCTCATCCCCGGCGAGGAGATCACGATGTACGGCGGCCACGCCAACGTCTGGGCGCTCGACGACTGGATCGACTGGCGCGCCACCAGCGACGACCGCGTCCAGGCGCTCATCGACGAGGCCAACCGCCGCGGTTCGATGTTCTCGATCAACCATCCCGACTCGCCGATCCCGTGGCAGCACAACGCGCTGCGCGGCTACCAGGCCGTCGAGGTGTGGAACGCGCCATGGCGCTACTTCAACGAGCCGGCGCTCCTCCGCTGGATCGGCCACCTCGACCGCGGCGAGCGCATGATCGCCGTCGGCGGCAGCGACTCGCACTGCGTGCCCCCCGCGCCGATGTCGCAGCCCAACGGCCCTGGCGAGCCCTGCACGTGGGTCTACGTCGATGGCCCCCTCACGCGCGAGGCGGTCCTGCAGGGCGTTGAAGCCGGACACGTCTTCCTCTCCGAAGCGCCGAACGGCCCCTACGCTGACTTCCGCGCCCGCACCGAACGCGATGGCGCTGCGTACGAAGCAATGGCCGGTGACTTGCTCGACGCCGGCGACGGCGCCACCGTGCGTTTTCACACGAAGTACCGCGGCCCCGATGGCAAGCACCTGCGCTACTTCGGCAAGCGCGGGCTTGTCCGCGAGATCACCGCTCCGACCGAAGACTTCGACGACGACTTCGAACTGCGCCTCGAAGGCGATGACTACCTCCGCCTCGAGGTGCGCGGCTTCCGCGGCCGCCCCGAGCGCGGCGAAGTCGTCCACGCCATGACGAACCCGATCTACTGGGGTCGCTGGTAG
- a CDS encoding NADH-quinone oxidoreductase subunit M, whose translation MHSGYWLIATIAIPLLVAAVLVFVPDERKNVVRWLSALAGAALFAISTYVFFAYEVNSGEEYQFLIRFNWLENVGFLEENGMSLMFGIDGIAAPMVLLTGIVAFGGALISWKIEHHNKDFFILFWVLVSGVYGTFTALDLFFFFFWYEVAVLPMYLLIAVWGSSSVFPTFERTKEYSAMKLTIMLVAASILIFMGIFAVFHEAGLGTFDLRELYAHEFDPDFQKLVFPLFVIGCGVLAGLWPFHTWSPDGHVSAPTAVSMLHAGVLMKLGAFGIIRLGIQLLPEGATFWMPGLMILATANVVYGAFAATAQRDFKYMIGYSSVSHMGLVLMGLATMNVIGVNGAVLQMFAHGVMTALFFAMVGTVYDQAHTRDMTLFSGLVQRMPLFVFFFGTAGLASLGLPGLAGFVAEFHVFVGTFETYPWAGALGIFAAMLTAVYILRMWSMSFFGPVNEQWNDLQEMTYLERGTAVLLLSFMLFMGLWPAPFVDRIQESVRNLPGVT comes from the coding sequence ATGCACTCGGGCTACTGGCTGATCGCGACGATCGCCATACCGCTGCTCGTTGCCGCGGTCCTCGTCTTCGTGCCCGACGAACGCAAGAATGTCGTGCGCTGGCTCAGCGCGCTCGCCGGCGCCGCGCTCTTCGCCATCTCCACCTACGTCTTCTTCGCCTACGAAGTCAACAGCGGCGAGGAGTACCAGTTCCTCATTCGATTCAACTGGCTTGAAAACGTCGGCTTCCTCGAAGAGAACGGCATGTCGCTCATGTTCGGCATCGATGGCATCGCCGCGCCGATGGTGCTGCTGACCGGCATCGTCGCGTTCGGCGGCGCGCTCATCTCGTGGAAGATCGAGCATCACAACAAGGACTTCTTCATCCTCTTCTGGGTGCTGGTCTCCGGCGTCTACGGCACCTTCACGGCGCTCGACCTCTTCTTCTTCTTCTTCTGGTACGAAGTCGCCGTGCTGCCGATGTACCTGCTGATCGCCGTCTGGGGCTCCAGCAGCGTCTTCCCGACCTTCGAGCGCACCAAGGAATACAGCGCGATGAAGCTGACGATCATGCTGGTCGCCGCTTCGATCCTCATCTTCATGGGCATCTTCGCCGTCTTCCACGAAGCCGGCCTCGGCACCTTCGATCTGCGCGAACTCTATGCGCACGAGTTCGATCCCGACTTCCAGAAACTCGTCTTCCCGCTCTTCGTCATCGGCTGCGGCGTGCTGGCCGGCCTCTGGCCCTTCCACACCTGGTCGCCCGATGGTCACGTCTCCGCGCCCACCGCCGTGTCGATGCTGCACGCCGGCGTGCTGATGAAGCTCGGCGCGTTCGGCATCATCCGACTCGGCATCCAGCTGCTGCCCGAAGGCGCGACGTTCTGGATGCCCGGCCTGATGATCCTCGCGACGGCTAACGTCGTCTATGGCGCCTTCGCCGCCACGGCGCAGCGCGACTTCAAGTACATGATCGGCTACTCGTCCGTCAGCCACATGGGACTCGTGCTCATGGGCCTCGCGACGATGAACGTCATCGGCGTCAACGGCGCCGTGCTGCAGATGTTCGCGCACGGCGTCATGACGGCTCTCTTCTTCGCCATGGTCGGCACGGTCTACGACCAGGCGCACACCCGCGACATGACGCTCTTCAGCGGCCTCGTGCAGCGCATGCCGTTGTTCGTGTTCTTCTTCGGCACCGCCGGCCTCGCGTCCCTCGGACTGCCTGGCCTCGCCGGCTTCGTCGCCGAGTTCCACGTCTTCGTCGGCACGTTCGAGACGTATCCGTGGGCCGGCGCGCTCGGCATCTTCGCTGCCATGTTGACGGCCGTGTACATCCTCCGCATGTGGTCGATGTCGTTCTTCGGCCCCGTCAACGAACAGTGGAACGACCTGCAGGAGATGACCTACCTCGAGCGCGGCACGGCCGTGCTGCTGCTCTCGTTCATGCTCTTCATGGGGCTCTGGCCCGCGCCGTTCGTTGACCGCATCCAGGAAAGCGTGCGCAACTTGCCGGGGGTCACGTGA
- a CDS encoding GGDEF domain-containing protein — MSAVKAVMHAAESEREQQSRFSWLFELPPRTERSMRMEALIARLRLLVILVNSVALAFFLDTTGMQTDLAWLAVTAVWLYGVPVAVLQPYRRWRVFETGIITGVADSIATMAFIAVTGASDSPFFLLFYLSVAAIAMRFDLRQAVLASAIYAAAYGIIYFATWDASQDAFGVLGLRLAYLLFIAVGVGHLAREENYRARQIDEIERLHAENQKLHHRSERAARLDRLTGLMNRAAFEKEAQKELRRAKSGGYISVLFCDMDRLKRINDELGHDAGDRVLRAVGSAMKRTLRREDLIGRYGGDEFVVVMPNVTRETAYDRADQLIEAVRSVNDSLTDDLRVGLSVGISVYPFDAQDYPTLVRLADQAMYLAKREGGDRSRTANDLRLFWEEIPHSA, encoded by the coding sequence GTGAGCGCGGTCAAGGCCGTCATGCACGCAGCCGAATCGGAACGAGAGCAGCAGTCGCGTTTTTCGTGGCTGTTCGAGTTGCCTCCGCGCACCGAGCGCTCCATGCGGATGGAAGCGCTGATCGCGCGGCTGCGCCTGCTCGTGATCCTCGTCAACAGCGTCGCGCTGGCGTTCTTCCTCGACACGACGGGCATGCAGACCGACCTGGCGTGGCTGGCGGTGACGGCTGTGTGGCTGTACGGCGTGCCGGTGGCGGTGCTGCAGCCGTACCGGCGCTGGCGCGTGTTCGAGACGGGCATCATCACGGGCGTGGCGGACTCGATCGCGACGATGGCGTTCATCGCCGTGACGGGCGCGTCGGACAGCCCGTTCTTCCTGTTGTTTTATCTTTCGGTGGCGGCGATCGCGATGCGCTTCGACCTGCGGCAGGCGGTGCTTGCGAGCGCGATCTACGCCGCGGCGTACGGGATCATCTATTTCGCGACGTGGGACGCAAGTCAGGACGCGTTCGGCGTGCTGGGGTTGCGTCTCGCGTACTTGCTGTTCATCGCCGTCGGCGTGGGGCATCTTGCGCGCGAGGAGAATTATCGAGCGCGGCAGATCGATGAAATCGAGCGCCTGCACGCGGAGAACCAGAAGCTGCATCATCGTTCGGAGCGCGCGGCGCGTCTTGACCGGTTGACGGGGCTCATGAACCGGGCGGCGTTCGAGAAGGAAGCGCAGAAGGAGCTCCGGCGCGCGAAGTCAGGCGGCTACATCAGCGTGCTGTTCTGCGACATGGACCGCCTCAAGCGCATCAACGACGAACTGGGACACGACGCGGGCGACCGGGTGCTGCGGGCCGTCGGATCGGCGATGAAGCGGACGCTGCGGCGCGAGGACTTGATCGGGCGCTACGGCGGCGACGAGTTTGTGGTGGTGATGCCGAACGTGACGCGGGAGACGGCGTACGACCGGGCGGACCAGCTCATCGAAGCGGTGCGGTCGGTGAATGACAGCCTGACGGATGACCTGCGCGTGGGGCTGAGCGTCGGCATCTCGGTGTACCCGTTCGACGCGCAGGATTATCCGACGCTGGTGCGGCTGGCGGACCAGGCGATGTATCTGGCGAAGCGCGAAGGCGGCGATCGATCGCGGACGGCAAACGACCTGCGGTTGTTCTGGGAAGAGATACCGCATTCGGCCTGA